In one Burkholderiales bacterium GJ-E10 genomic region, the following are encoded:
- a CDS encoding glutamate synthase subunit beta — MGKITGFLEFARQDETAEPVAERRKHWHEFVAHLEPERAVVQGARCMDCGIPFCTNGCPVNNIIPDFNDLVYRNRWRDAIEVLHSTNNFPEFTGRICPAPCEAACTLNINDTAVGIKSIEHAIIDRAWDEGWVVPQPPARKTGKRVAVVGSGPAGMACAQQLARAGHDVTVFEKNDRVGGLLRYGIPDFKLEKRVVDRRVDQMQAEGVVFRTGVLVGEADLGTILRTGKEQVGAQTLIDEFDAVVLAGGAEQPRDLPVPGRDLRGVHFALEFLTAQNRVVAGEAVPGQILAKGRHVVVIGGGDTGSDCVGTSNRQGAKSVTQIELMPRPPEQEDKSLTWPYWPLRLRTSSSHEEGCDRDWAIVTKSFRGDEQGNVRALVCARVEWQKDPVTGQHRMVEVAGSEFELRADLVFLAMGFVAPVASLLNAFGVDKDARANARAATEEGGAALPYATSREKVFAAGDVRRGQSLVVWAIREGRQCARAVDEFLMGSSDLPR, encoded by the coding sequence ATGGGCAAGATCACGGGGTTTCTCGAATTTGCGCGGCAGGACGAAACGGCCGAACCGGTCGCCGAGCGCAGGAAGCACTGGCATGAATTCGTCGCGCACCTCGAACCGGAACGCGCAGTCGTCCAGGGCGCGCGCTGCATGGATTGCGGAATTCCGTTCTGCACCAACGGCTGTCCGGTAAACAACATCATTCCGGATTTCAACGATCTGGTGTACCGGAACCGCTGGCGCGACGCGATCGAGGTTCTGCACTCGACCAACAATTTTCCCGAGTTCACCGGCCGGATCTGCCCCGCTCCCTGCGAGGCGGCGTGCACGCTCAACATCAATGACACGGCGGTCGGCATCAAGTCGATCGAACACGCGATCATCGACCGCGCATGGGACGAGGGCTGGGTGGTACCGCAGCCGCCGGCGCGCAAGACCGGCAAGCGGGTGGCGGTCGTCGGCAGCGGGCCTGCGGGCATGGCCTGCGCCCAGCAGCTGGCGCGTGCCGGCCATGACGTGACGGTGTTCGAGAAGAATGATCGGGTCGGCGGCCTGCTGCGCTACGGCATTCCGGACTTCAAGCTGGAGAAGCGCGTCGTCGATCGCCGCGTCGACCAGATGCAGGCCGAGGGCGTGGTTTTTCGCACCGGTGTACTGGTCGGCGAGGCCGATCTCGGGACGATTCTGCGGACCGGCAAGGAACAGGTCGGCGCGCAAACCCTGATCGACGAGTTCGATGCCGTCGTTCTGGCCGGCGGCGCGGAGCAGCCGCGCGACCTGCCGGTGCCGGGACGGGATCTGCGGGGCGTGCATTTCGCGCTGGAGTTCCTGACCGCACAGAACCGCGTGGTTGCGGGGGAAGCCGTGCCCGGTCAGATCCTCGCCAAGGGCAGGCACGTCGTCGTGATCGGCGGTGGCGACACCGGATCGGATTGCGTCGGCACCTCGAACCGGCAAGGGGCGAAGTCGGTGACGCAGATCGAGTTGATGCCGCGGCCGCCGGAACAGGAAGACAAGTCCCTCACCTGGCCCTACTGGCCGCTGCGCCTGCGCACCTCGTCCTCCCATGAGGAAGGTTGCGATCGCGATTGGGCGATCGTCACGAAATCGTTCCGCGGCGATGAACAAGGAAACGTCCGGGCGCTGGTCTGCGCGCGGGTCGAATGGCAAAAGGACCCGGTGACCGGCCAGCACCGGATGGTCGAGGTGGCGGGATCGGAATTCGAGTTGCGTGCCGACCTCGTGTTCCTGGCGATGGGGTTCGTCGCCCCGGTCGCCTCGCTGCTGAACGCGTTCGGCGTGGACAAGGATGCCCGCGCCAACGCGCGCGCGGCGACCGAAGAGGGCGGGGCCGCGTTGCCCTACGCGACCTCGCGTGAGAAGGTCTTCGCGGCCGGAGACGTGCGGCGCGGACAGTCGCTGGTGGTGTGGGCGATCCGCGAAGGCCGCCAGTGCGCACGGGCGGTCGACGAGTTCCTGATGGGAAGCTCCGACTTGCCGCGCTAG
- a CDS encoding ABC transporter ATP-binding protein has product MPPLESAAARVTQPLVRIEDVTFGYDARVILSGVSLDFPRGQVVAIMGSSGCGKTTLLRLIGGVLTPRAGRVWFDGARVDSADRAALYAMRRRMGMLFQFGALFTDLTVFDNVAFPLRENTDLPESMIRDIVLMKLNAVGLRGTAPLRISEVSGGMARRIALARAIALDPEILLYDEPFTGLDPISMGVIANLIRQLNDATGATSLIVSHDVEECFRICDTAYVLSGGRVIGHGTPAELMASDDPEVRQFIRGEPDGPVRFHYPAPPIGQDFGVVR; this is encoded by the coding sequence TTGCCTCCGCTTGAATCCGCCGCCGCCCGCGTGACGCAGCCCTTGGTTCGCATCGAGGACGTGACGTTCGGCTATGACGCGCGGGTCATCCTGTCCGGCGTTTCGCTCGACTTTCCGCGCGGACAGGTCGTCGCCATCATGGGCAGTTCCGGTTGCGGCAAGACCACGCTGCTGCGCCTGATCGGCGGCGTGCTCACGCCGCGCGCGGGGCGGGTGTGGTTCGACGGCGCACGTGTGGATTCCGCGGACCGCGCGGCGCTCTATGCGATGCGTCGCCGCATGGGCATGCTGTTCCAGTTCGGCGCCCTGTTCACCGACCTGACCGTGTTCGACAACGTCGCCTTCCCGCTGCGCGAAAACACCGATCTCCCGGAGTCGATGATCCGCGACATCGTGCTGATGAAGCTCAATGCGGTCGGGCTCCGCGGCACCGCTCCCCTGCGCATTTCCGAGGTCTCGGGCGGCATGGCGCGCCGCATCGCGCTGGCTCGCGCGATCGCGCTCGATCCGGAAATCCTGCTGTACGACGAACCGTTCACGGGTCTTGATCCGATCTCGATGGGCGTGATTGCCAACCTGATCCGGCAATTGAACGACGCCACCGGCGCGACCTCCCTCATCGTCTCGCACGATGTCGAGGAATGCTTCCGGATCTGCGATACCGCCTATGTGCTCTCCGGCGGCCGGGTGATCGGGCACGGTACACCCGCCGAACTGATGGCGAGCGACGACCCGGAGGTGCGGCAGTTCATCCGCGGCGAACCCGACGGCCCGGTGCGATTTCACTACCCGGCGCCGCCGATCGGGCAGGACTTCGGGGTGGTGCGATGA
- a CDS encoding bifunctional ornithine acetyltransferase/N-acetylglutamate synthase protein, giving the protein MSVNLPAPVPTDLLPVPGIELGWAEAGIRKAGRKDLLLIRIAAGAAVGAVFTQNRFCAAPVLVGREHLARATPRVLVVNTGCANAGTGDSGLADARRSCAAVASLLGCRAEEVLPFSTGVIMEPLPMDRLLGGLPHAAERLQADSWSAAAEAIMTTDTVPKAASLRIPVDETVVTITGIAKGAGMIHPNMATMLGYVACDAPIVPALMPGLARRVADRSFNRICVDGDTSTNDSFVLIATGKAALAPIDSEADPRLAAVESAIVRVAQALAQAIVRDGEGATKFITVTVAGAGTETEALAVANSIARSPLVKTAFFASDPNLGRILAAIGNAGIADLDCDRVQLFLNDVAVARDGGRHPDYREEDGQRVMQAAEILVRVDLGRGDAATTVWTCDLSHEYVSINADYRS; this is encoded by the coding sequence GTGTCCGTGAACCTTCCCGCCCCCGTTCCGACCGACCTGCTTCCCGTTCCGGGCATCGAGCTCGGTTGGGCTGAGGCCGGCATCCGCAAGGCCGGCCGCAAGGACCTGTTGTTGATCCGAATCGCCGCAGGCGCCGCGGTCGGCGCCGTGTTCACGCAGAACCGATTCTGTGCCGCGCCGGTGCTGGTGGGGCGCGAGCATCTCGCGCGCGCGACGCCGCGGGTGCTGGTCGTCAACACGGGCTGCGCGAATGCCGGAACGGGCGATTCCGGCCTTGCCGACGCCCGGCGCAGCTGCGCGGCCGTGGCCTCGCTGCTCGGGTGCCGCGCGGAGGAGGTGCTGCCGTTTTCCACCGGCGTCATCATGGAACCGCTGCCGATGGACCGTCTCCTGGGCGGATTGCCCCACGCGGCGGAGCGCCTGCAGGCCGATTCCTGGTCCGCGGCGGCGGAAGCGATCATGACCACCGACACCGTACCCAAGGCGGCATCGCTGCGGATCCCGGTGGATGAGACCGTGGTCACGATTACCGGCATTGCCAAAGGCGCAGGCATGATCCACCCCAACATGGCGACGATGCTCGGATATGTCGCCTGCGACGCGCCGATCGTCCCGGCCTTGATGCCGGGCCTGGCCCGCCGGGTGGCCGACCGCTCGTTCAACCGGATCTGCGTCGACGGTGACACCTCGACCAATGACTCGTTCGTGCTGATCGCCACCGGCAAGGCGGCGCTGGCCCCGATCGATTCCGAAGCCGATCCGCGTCTTGCGGCGGTCGAATCCGCCATCGTGCGGGTGGCGCAGGCGCTGGCCCAGGCCATCGTGCGGGACGGCGAAGGCGCAACCAAGTTCATCACGGTGACGGTGGCCGGGGCCGGGACCGAGACGGAGGCCTTGGCTGTGGCCAATTCGATCGCGCGCTCGCCGTTGGTGAAGACGGCGTTCTTTGCGTCCGATCCCAATCTTGGTCGGATCCTGGCCGCCATCGGCAATGCCGGGATTGCCGATCTGGACTGCGATCGGGTGCAGCTCTTCCTGAACGATGTCGCCGTGGCGCGGGACGGTGGTCGTCATCCCGATTACCGGGAGGAGGACGGCCAGCGGGTCATGCAGGCGGCGGAGATTCTGGTGCGCGTCGACCTCGGGCGCGGCGACGCCGCGACCACGGTATGGACCTGCGACCTGTCGCACGAGTATGTGTCGATCAACGCCGATTACCGGAGTTGA
- a CDS encoding glutamate synthase [NADPH] large subunit, translated as MEAMQPGQPGSAAESDRARDAAEAQGLYARRNEHDACGVGFVANIRGDRSHSLVLQALDILRNLDHRGAVGADPLFGDGAGILIQIPDAFYREELAAQGVTLPPPGEYGVGMIFLPRERASRLACEQELERTVRAEGQVVLGWRDVPVDREMPMSPLVREREPVIRQIFIGRGPDVMVPDALERKLYIIRKAASHRIQELHLQHGKEYYVVSMSTRTVVYKGLLLADQVGSYYRDLADDRVVSAIAMVHQRFSTNTFPQWELAHPYRMVAHNGEINTVKGNFNWMRAREGVMASPVLGDDLKKLFPLIYEGQSDTACFDNALELLVMAGYSLPHAMMMMIPEAWEQHALMDEGRRGFYEYHAAMMEPWDGPAAVAFTDGVRIGATLDRNGLRPARYVITDDGMVVMASEAGVLPIPESKIVKKWRLQPGKMLLIDTEHGRIIDDAEIKSQLAAAKPYKEWNRRVRIKLDDLPAADAGNAGTATAASLLDRQQAFGYTQEDLRVILSPMGATGEEPIGSMGNDAALAVLSKKNRQIYDYFKQLFAQVTNPPIDPIREQLVMSLVSFVGPRPNLLDINHINPPMRLELAQPVLDEQDMARIRAVAAYTSAKFRCHELDVCYPVEWGHQGVEARLASLCAEAVDAVRDGYNILILSDRRVDAGRVAIPALLATSAVHQHLVAAGLRTAAGLVVETGSAREVHHFALLAGFGAEAVHPYLALETLRAMFPAGAEGGVDGDRAVKNFIKAIGKGLQKVMSKMGISTYMSYCGAQIFEAVGLSRDLVERYFRGTPSGVGGIGLFDVMEEAVRMHKAAFGADPVLATMLDAGGEYAFRVRGEEHMWTPDAIAKLQHATRGANYQTYKEYAQIINDQSRRHMTLRGLFEFRVDPKKAIALDEVEPAKDIVKRFATGAMSLGSISTEAHATLAVAMNRIGGKSNTGEGGEDERRYAHELRGAPGGSAIRDGDTLASVLGKDLIEAEIPLRAGDSLRSRIKQVASGRFGVTSEYLASADQIQIKMAQGAKPGEGGQLPGHKVSDYIAKLRFSVPGVGLISPPPHHDIYSIEDLAQLIHDLKNANARASISVKLVSEVGVGTVAAGVAKAKADHVTISGYDGGTGASPLSSIKHAGGPWELGLAETQQTLVLNRLRGRIAVQVDGQMKTGRDVVIGALLGADEFGFATAPLVVEGCIMMRKCHLNTCPVGVATQDPVLRRRFTGQPDHVVNYFFFVAEEVREIMAQLGIRRFEDLIGRTDLLDTRKGVAHWKARGLDFSRIFHRPELPAGVAWRKSEEQDHGLAGAIDHKLIEQSRAALERGERVSFIHPIRNINRTVGTMLSAEVARRYGHAGLPDDTIHIQFQGTAGQSFGAFLAHGITLDLVGDANDYTGKGLSGGRVIVRSPNDFRGYGPEHIIVGNTVLYGATGGEAYFNGVAGERFAVRNSGAAAVVEGTGDHGCEYMTRGTVVVLGATGRNFAGGMSGGIAYVYDEAGDFPARCNLAMVAVEPLMSAKEQEERVDRAVWHAWGNNPPAADEAILRELIERHFRHTGSSRAKEILADWERARGRFVKVFPHEYRRALKELSEARTERKAA; from the coding sequence ATGGAAGCAATGCAACCGGGACAGCCGGGGTCGGCGGCGGAGTCGGATCGCGCGCGTGACGCCGCCGAGGCGCAGGGGCTGTATGCCCGCAGGAACGAGCACGATGCCTGCGGCGTCGGCTTCGTCGCCAACATTCGTGGCGATCGTTCGCACAGCCTGGTGCTGCAGGCGCTCGACATCCTGCGCAACCTGGATCACCGGGGCGCGGTCGGTGCCGACCCGCTGTTCGGCGACGGCGCGGGCATTCTGATCCAGATCCCGGATGCCTTCTATCGCGAGGAACTGGCGGCGCAGGGCGTGACGCTGCCGCCTCCCGGCGAATATGGCGTCGGCATGATCTTCCTCCCCCGCGAGCGCGCCTCGCGCCTCGCCTGCGAACAGGAGTTGGAGCGCACGGTGCGCGCCGAAGGGCAGGTCGTGCTGGGCTGGCGGGATGTGCCGGTCGATCGCGAGATGCCGATGTCGCCGCTGGTGCGGGAACGCGAGCCGGTGATCCGCCAGATCTTCATCGGGCGCGGCCCCGACGTCATGGTGCCCGACGCGCTGGAACGCAAGCTCTACATCATCCGCAAGGCTGCGAGCCACCGGATCCAGGAACTGCATCTGCAGCACGGCAAGGAGTACTACGTCGTCTCCATGTCGACGCGCACCGTCGTGTACAAGGGTCTGCTCCTCGCCGACCAGGTCGGGAGCTACTACCGCGACCTCGCCGACGACCGCGTGGTGTCGGCGATCGCCATGGTGCACCAGCGCTTCTCCACCAATACGTTCCCGCAGTGGGAACTGGCGCATCCGTACCGGATGGTCGCGCACAACGGCGAAATCAACACCGTCAAGGGCAACTTCAACTGGATGCGCGCACGCGAGGGGGTGATGGCCTCGCCCGTGCTCGGCGACGACCTGAAGAAGTTGTTCCCGCTCATCTACGAAGGACAGTCCGACACCGCCTGCTTCGACAACGCGCTCGAACTGCTGGTCATGGCCGGTTATTCGTTGCCGCACGCCATGATGATGATGATTCCCGAGGCGTGGGAGCAGCATGCGCTGATGGACGAGGGCCGCCGCGGGTTCTACGAGTACCACGCCGCGATGATGGAGCCGTGGGACGGGCCGGCTGCGGTCGCGTTCACCGATGGCGTGCGGATCGGCGCGACGCTCGACCGCAACGGCCTGCGGCCCGCGCGCTATGTCATCACCGACGACGGCATGGTGGTGATGGCGTCGGAGGCGGGCGTGCTGCCGATTCCGGAGTCGAAGATCGTCAAGAAGTGGCGCCTGCAGCCGGGCAAGATGCTGCTGATCGACACCGAGCACGGCCGCATCATCGACGATGCCGAGATCAAGAGCCAGCTCGCCGCGGCCAAGCCGTACAAGGAATGGAACCGGCGCGTCCGGATCAAGCTCGACGACCTGCCTGCGGCCGATGCCGGAAACGCCGGCACCGCCACGGCGGCAAGCCTGCTCGACCGCCAGCAGGCGTTCGGCTACACCCAGGAGGACCTGCGCGTCATCCTTTCGCCCATGGGCGCCACCGGCGAAGAGCCGATCGGTTCGATGGGCAACGATGCGGCGCTCGCGGTGTTGTCGAAAAAGAACCGCCAGATCTACGACTATTTCAAGCAACTGTTCGCGCAGGTGACCAACCCGCCGATCGACCCGATCCGCGAACAGCTCGTGATGTCGCTGGTGAGTTTCGTGGGGCCGCGCCCCAACCTGCTCGACATCAACCACATCAACCCGCCGATGCGCCTGGAACTGGCCCAGCCCGTGCTCGATGAGCAGGACATGGCGCGGATCCGCGCGGTCGCCGCGTATACCTCGGCAAAATTCCGCTGCCATGAGCTGGACGTCTGCTACCCCGTGGAATGGGGTCACCAGGGCGTCGAGGCCCGCCTGGCGTCCCTTTGCGCCGAAGCGGTCGACGCGGTGCGCGACGGCTACAACATCCTGATCCTTTCGGACCGGCGCGTCGATGCCGGACGGGTCGCGATTCCCGCGCTGCTGGCGACGAGCGCGGTGCACCAGCATCTGGTCGCCGCCGGATTGCGCACGGCCGCAGGCCTGGTGGTCGAAACCGGCAGCGCCCGGGAGGTTCACCACTTCGCCCTGCTGGCCGGTTTCGGTGCGGAGGCAGTGCACCCCTATCTTGCGCTGGAGACCCTGCGCGCGATGTTCCCGGCCGGCGCCGAAGGCGGCGTCGACGGCGATCGTGCGGTCAAGAACTTCATCAAGGCGATCGGCAAGGGCCTGCAGAAGGTCATGTCGAAGATGGGCATCTCGACCTACATGTCCTACTGCGGCGCCCAGATCTTCGAGGCCGTGGGTCTTTCGCGCGACCTCGTCGAGCGCTATTTCCGCGGCACGCCCAGCGGAGTGGGCGGCATCGGCCTTTTCGACGTGATGGAAGAGGCGGTGCGCATGCACAAGGCGGCGTTCGGCGCCGACCCGGTGCTCGCGACGATGCTCGATGCCGGCGGCGAATACGCGTTCCGGGTGCGCGGCGAGGAGCACATGTGGACCCCGGACGCCATCGCCAAGCTGCAGCATGCGACGCGCGGCGCCAACTACCAGACCTACAAGGAATATGCGCAGATCATCAACGACCAGTCGCGTCGCCACATGACCCTGCGCGGCCTGTTCGAATTCCGCGTCGATCCGAAGAAGGCGATCGCCCTCGATGAGGTCGAACCCGCCAAGGACATCGTCAAGCGCTTCGCCACCGGCGCGATGTCGCTCGGCAGCATTTCGACCGAGGCGCACGCCACGCTGGCGGTGGCGATGAACCGCATCGGCGGCAAGAGCAACACCGGCGAGGGCGGAGAGGACGAGCGCCGCTACGCGCACGAACTGCGCGGTGCGCCCGGCGGAAGTGCGATCCGCGACGGCGACACGCTTGCCTCGGTGCTGGGCAAGGACCTGATCGAGGCCGAAATCCCGCTGCGCGCGGGCGATTCGCTGCGTTCGCGCATCAAACAGGTCGCGTCCGGCCGCTTCGGGGTGACGTCCGAATACCTGGCATCCGCCGATCAGATCCAGATCAAGATGGCGCAAGGCGCCAAGCCCGGCGAGGGCGGACAGCTGCCCGGACACAAGGTGTCCGACTACATCGCCAAGCTGCGCTTTTCCGTCCCGGGGGTCGGCCTCATTTCGCCGCCGCCCCACCACGACATCTATTCGATCGAGGACCTGGCGCAACTGATCCACGATCTGAAGAACGCCAACGCCAGGGCATCGATCTCGGTCAAGCTCGTTTCCGAGGTCGGCGTCGGCACCGTGGCCGCTGGCGTCGCCAAGGCCAAGGCCGACCACGTCACGATTTCCGGTTACGACGGCGGCACGGGCGCCTCGCCCCTGTCGTCGATCAAGCATGCCGGCGGGCCGTGGGAACTCGGTCTGGCCGAGACGCAGCAGACGCTGGTGCTCAATCGTCTGCGCGGACGCATCGCCGTGCAGGTCGACGGCCAGATGAAGACCGGCCGCGACGTCGTCATCGGCGCGCTGTTGGGAGCGGACGAATTCGGCTTCGCGACCGCGCCGCTGGTCGTCGAGGGTTGCATCATGATGCGCAAGTGCCACCTCAACACCTGTCCGGTGGGCGTGGCGACGCAAGACCCGGTGCTGCGCCGCCGCTTCACGGGCCAGCCGGACCATGTCGTCAACTACTTCTTCTTCGTGGCCGAAGAGGTGCGCGAGATCATGGCGCAACTCGGCATCCGCCGCTTCGAGGACCTCATCGGCCGCACCGACCTGCTCGACACCCGCAAAGGCGTCGCGCACTGGAAGGCCCGGGGGCTCGATTTCTCGCGCATCTTCCACCGGCCCGAACTACCGGCGGGCGTGGCGTGGCGCAAGAGCGAGGAACAGGACCACGGCCTCGCCGGCGCGATCGACCACAAGCTCATCGAGCAGAGCCGGGCCGCGCTCGAACGCGGCGAGCGGGTGAGCTTCATCCATCCGATCCGCAACATCAACCGCACGGTCGGGACGATGCTGTCCGCGGAGGTCGCGCGCCGATATGGGCATGCCGGGCTTCCCGACGACACCATCCACATCCAGTTCCAGGGCACGGCGGGCCAGAGTTTCGGCGCGTTCCTGGCCCACGGCATCACGCTCGATCTGGTCGGCGATGCCAACGACTACACCGGCAAGGGATTGTCGGGCGGTCGCGTGATCGTGCGTTCGCCCAATGATTTCCGCGGCTACGGCCCCGAGCACATCATCGTCGGCAACACGGTGCTCTATGGCGCCACCGGCGGCGAGGCGTATTTCAACGGCGTCGCCGGCGAACGCTTCGCGGTGCGCAACTCCGGTGCCGCGGCGGTGGTGGAGGGCACGGGCGACCACGGCTGCGAGTACATGACGCGCGGCACCGTCGTCGTGCTGGGCGCGACCGGGCGCAATTTCGCGGGCGGCATGTCGGGCGGCATCGCCTATGTCTACGATGAGGCCGGCGACTTTCCGGCCCGCTGCAACCTGGCGATGGTCGCGGTCGAACCGCTGATGTCGGCGAAGGAGCAGGAGGAGCGCGTCGATCGTGCGGTCTGGCATGCCTGGGGGAACAACCCGCCGGCAGCCGACGAGGCCATCCTGCGCGAACTGATCGAGCGGCACTTCCGCCATACCGGCAGCTCGCGCGCCAAGGAGATCCTGGCGGATTGGGAGCGGGCTCGCGGACGCTTCGTCAAAGTGTTCCCGCACGAGTACCGGCGGGCGCTGAAGGAACTCTCCGAGGCGCGGACGGAGCGCAAGGCGGCGTAA
- a CDS encoding ABC transporter ATP-binding protein has protein sequence MSGVDLLARLGARALGVLGRLGRGAAFFVELMRHLPAAFRRFTLTVTQVYMVGNHSLSIIAASGATVGLVLALQGYITLSRFGASSSLGLLVALSLLRELGPVLTALLFAGRAGTSLTAEIGLMKAGEQLAAMEMMAVDPRDRILAPRFVAGVIAMPLLAAVFSAIGILAAYGVGVLMIGIDSGAFWSQMQSGVDWIQDLGNGIVKSCVFGVATTFIALHTGYGCEPTPEGVARATTRTVVVSSLSVLALDFVLTALMFTGD, from the coding sequence ATGAGCGGGGTCGATCTTCTCGCGCGCCTCGGGGCGCGTGCGCTCGGCGTGCTGGGCCGCCTGGGTCGCGGCGCGGCCTTCTTTGTCGAGTTGATGCGCCATCTCCCGGCGGCGTTCCGCCGCTTCACGCTGACGGTGACGCAGGTGTACATGGTCGGCAACCACTCTCTGTCGATCATCGCCGCCTCGGGCGCGACGGTGGGGCTGGTGCTGGCATTGCAGGGGTACATCACCCTCAGCCGCTTCGGCGCGTCGTCGTCGCTCGGCCTGCTGGTCGCGCTGTCCCTGTTGCGCGAACTGGGTCCGGTCCTGACCGCGCTGCTTTTTGCCGGCCGGGCCGGAACCTCCCTCACCGCGGAGATCGGCCTCATGAAGGCGGGCGAGCAGCTTGCCGCGATGGAGATGATGGCCGTCGACCCGCGCGACCGGATCCTCGCGCCGCGGTTCGTCGCCGGGGTGATTGCCATGCCCCTGCTCGCAGCGGTGTTCTCGGCGATCGGGATCCTTGCGGCCTATGGCGTCGGCGTGCTGATGATCGGCATCGATTCGGGTGCGTTCTGGTCGCAGATGCAGAGCGGCGTCGACTGGATCCAGGATCTCGGCAACGGCATCGTCAAGAGCTGCGTATTCGGCGTCGCCACCACGTTCATCGCGCTCCATACCGGATATGGATGCGAGCCGACGCCGGAGGGGGTGGCGCGCGCGACGACCCGGACCGTCGTCGTGTCGTCGCTTTCCGTGCTGGCCCTGGACTTCGTGCTCACGGCGCTGATGTTCACGGGAGATTAA
- a CDS encoding mammalian cell entry domain-containing protein: protein MGKKQTEALVGLFVLLGMLAVVFLALKAANLTSFSFDETYPVYARFDNIGGLKVRAPVKSSGVTVGRVAAITFDDKGFQAVVQMDIDRRYRFPDDTSAKILTAGLLGDQYIGLDAGGDDKNLKAGDTIKMAQSAIVLENLIGQFLYNKAAEGTQKSK, encoded by the coding sequence ATGGGAAAAAAACAGACGGAAGCGCTTGTGGGCCTGTTCGTGCTGCTGGGCATGCTGGCGGTGGTGTTCCTCGCGCTCAAGGCGGCGAATCTCACCAGTTTTTCGTTCGACGAGACCTATCCCGTCTATGCGCGATTCGACAACATCGGCGGACTCAAGGTCCGCGCCCCGGTGAAGAGTTCGGGCGTGACGGTCGGCCGTGTCGCGGCGATCACCTTTGACGACAAGGGGTTTCAGGCCGTGGTGCAGATGGACATCGACCGCCGGTACCGGTTCCCCGACGACACCTCCGCGAAGATCCTCACGGCCGGTCTGTTGGGCGACCAGTACATCGGCCTGGACGCCGGCGGTGACGACAAGAACCTCAAGGCCGGCGACACCATCAAGATGGCGCAGTCGGCGATCGTGCTGGAAAACCTGATCGGTCAGTTCCTCTACAACAAAGCGGCGGAAGGGACGCAGAAGAGCAAATGA